The following proteins are encoded in a genomic region of Vicinamibacterales bacterium:
- a CDS encoding sigma 54-interacting transcriptional regulator, with protein sequence MAEFTLDVSARSIETALIDAARSLTSRLDVSSVCTALLDAVQEVFGATSSWVLLHVEDEDVLRPAAFRGPGADAFRDVPMPADAGIMGKAFTSQRVVFVAQADDDDRWFDVARVHRTGMRSAFAVPLIGNGRTLGVVGLDTPRFSSEHPPEPVDIARLEALAAQAGVAVANAQLYEASERDRLRLTALLEERRGLRRRVAHLQEEVLAARPVTELIGDCPAWADTVRLADVVAAGATTVMLLGETGTGKELLARRIHEQSPRAVGPFVAVNCAALPESLVESELFGHEKGAFTNAIARKPGKFEIADGGTLFLDEVGDLPLDAQAKLLRVLQDSKVERVGSTSSIPVDVRLVAATNRDLEHAVDDGAFRADLYFRLSVFPIELPPLRHRASDIALLAQHFLRDFARRLGRPARRLSKAAETRLLAYAWPGNVRELQNVMERAVILSPGSDVAADAIWLPRHRMLAPRDEGGVTTLAESRSPRHPGRARCGGLEDQRAGAARPNAWARSRRPCTRR encoded by the coding sequence ATGGCGGAGTTCACGCTGGACGTCTCGGCGCGGTCCATCGAGACCGCCCTCATCGACGCCGCACGGTCCCTGACCTCGCGGCTCGACGTGTCCAGCGTGTGTACGGCCCTCCTCGACGCCGTGCAGGAGGTCTTCGGGGCGACGTCGAGCTGGGTGCTGCTCCACGTCGAGGATGAGGACGTCCTCCGGCCGGCGGCGTTCCGTGGGCCCGGAGCCGACGCGTTCCGCGACGTGCCGATGCCGGCCGACGCCGGCATCATGGGCAAGGCGTTCACGAGCCAGCGGGTGGTCTTCGTGGCCCAGGCGGACGACGACGACCGCTGGTTCGACGTCGCGCGCGTGCACCGGACCGGCATGCGCTCGGCCTTCGCGGTGCCGCTCATCGGGAACGGCCGCACCCTCGGCGTGGTCGGGCTCGACACGCCGCGCTTCTCCAGCGAACATCCGCCGGAGCCCGTGGACATCGCCCGCCTCGAGGCCCTGGCGGCGCAGGCCGGCGTGGCCGTCGCCAACGCCCAGTTGTACGAGGCCAGCGAGCGCGACCGGCTCCGCCTGACCGCCCTGCTCGAGGAGCGGCGCGGCCTGCGGCGCCGTGTGGCGCACCTTCAGGAAGAGGTGCTCGCGGCGCGCCCGGTGACGGAACTCATCGGCGACTGCCCGGCCTGGGCCGACACGGTGCGGCTGGCCGACGTCGTGGCCGCGGGCGCCACGACCGTGATGCTGCTCGGCGAGACGGGAACCGGGAAGGAGCTGCTCGCCCGGCGCATCCACGAGCAGAGCCCGCGCGCGGTGGGCCCCTTCGTGGCCGTGAACTGCGCGGCGCTGCCGGAATCGCTCGTGGAGAGCGAGCTCTTCGGCCACGAGAAAGGCGCCTTCACCAACGCCATCGCCCGCAAGCCGGGCAAGTTCGAGATCGCGGACGGCGGCACCCTGTTCCTGGACGAGGTCGGCGACCTGCCACTGGACGCGCAGGCCAAGCTGCTCCGCGTGCTGCAGGACTCGAAGGTCGAGCGCGTCGGCAGCACGTCGTCGATTCCGGTGGACGTCCGGCTGGTGGCGGCGACGAACCGGGACCTGGAGCACGCCGTCGACGACGGGGCGTTCCGGGCCGACCTCTACTTCCGCCTGAGCGTGTTCCCCATCGAGCTCCCACCGCTCCGGCACCGCGCCTCCGACATCGCGCTGCTCGCCCAGCACTTCCTGCGCGACTTCGCGCGGCGCCTGGGACGTCCGGCGCGGCGCCTCAGCAAGGCGGCGGAGACACGCCTCCTGGCCTATGCGTGGCCGGGCAACGTACGGGAACTGCAGAACGTGATGGAGCGGGCCGTGATCCTGTCCCCGGGGTCGGACGTCGCCGCCGACGCCATCTGGCTGCCCCGCCACCGCATGCTGGCGCCGCGCGACGAGGGCGGCGTCACGACGCTGGCCGAGAGCCGATCGCCGCGCCATCCGGGCCGCGCTCGATGCGGCGGGCTGGAAGATCAGCGGGCTGGGGCGGCGCGGCCGAACGCCTGGGCACGAAGCCGACGACCCTGCACGCGAAGATGA
- a CDS encoding DUF4242 domain-containing protein, with amino-acid sequence MPKFVIERDIAGAGRLSPQELQAISQTSCRVLTAMGPRIQWMQSFVTDDAIYCVYRRARRGGRAGARPARRLPANRVSQVRAVIDPTTAE; translated from the coding sequence ATGCCGAAGTTCGTGATCGAGCGGGACATCGCCGGAGCGGGCCGCCTGTCGCCCCAGGAACTGCAGGCCATCTCGCAGACGTCGTGCCGCGTCCTGACCGCGATGGGCCCCCGAATCCAGTGGATGCAGAGCTTCGTGACCGACGACGCCATCTACTGCGTGTACCGTCGCGCCCGACGAGGAGGCCGTGCGGGAGCACGCCCGGCGCGGCGGCTTCCGGCCAACCGCGTGTCGCAGGTGCGTGCCGTGATCGACCCGACCACCGCGGAGTAG